The following are encoded in a window of Flavobacterium psychrotrophum genomic DNA:
- the rpsG gene encoding 30S ribosomal protein S7 translates to MRKRQAKKRPLLPDPQFNDQLVTRFVNNLMWDGKKSTAFKVFYDAIEIVENKKQDAEKSALETWKDALTNVMPHVEVRSRRVGGATFQIPMQIRPDRKISMAMKWMILYARRRNEKSMAQRLANEILAAAKEEGAAVKKRMDTHKMAEANKAFSHFKF, encoded by the coding sequence ATGAGAAAAAGACAGGCCAAAAAAAGACCACTTTTACCAGATCCCCAATTTAATGACCAACTGGTAACACGTTTTGTGAACAACCTAATGTGGGATGGTAAGAAATCTACAGCTTTTAAAGTATTTTATGATGCTATTGAAATTGTAGAGAACAAAAAACAAGATGCAGAAAAATCTGCGCTTGAAACTTGGAAAGACGCTCTTACCAATGTAATGCCGCACGTAGAAGTACGTAGCCGCAGGGTAGGTGGTGCAACATTCCAGATACCAATGCAAATACGTCCGGACAGGAAGATATCCATGGCAATGAAATGGATGATTCTTTATGCAAGGAGGAGAAATGAAAAATCTATGGCTCAAAGGCTTGCAAACGAAATCTTAGCTGCTGCTAAAGAAGAAGGTGCTGCTGTTAAAAAGAGAATGGATACCCACAAAATGGCTGAGGCTAACAAGGCGTTCTCTCACTTTAAATTTTAA
- a CDS encoding immunoglobulin-like domain-containing protein, translating into MKNIFKLGILAMVLATGLTSCENEDPIGSRVTVYPEMTLNGEAVVVLTEGDSFTDQGAVSLIGEDEVEVTTTGNVDPTTPGVYDLYYSSANEDGFSAQLRRTIIVLSAEPSTINLEGTFYRNGNANNIVKIADRVYTSDNAGGLGIADAKNFIKFTFYNIDDERIYAPYQTNTSESGISVETNIGTIVSENNFTWVLYASATYGTAVRNFTR; encoded by the coding sequence ATGAAAAATATATTTAAATTAGGGATTTTGGCAATGGTGTTAGCTACAGGCCTTACATCATGCGAAAATGAAGATCCTATAGGATCGAGGGTAACTGTATACCCAGAGATGACTCTAAATGGAGAAGCCGTGGTGGTACTAACTGAGGGAGATTCTTTTACTGATCAGGGTGCTGTATCTTTAATTGGCGAAGACGAAGTAGAAGTTACAACTACCGGAAACGTAGATCCTACGACACCGGGGGTATATGACCTTTATTACTCATCAGCAAATGAAGATGGCTTTTCAGCTCAACTACGCAGGACTATTATAGTATTAAGTGCCGAACCAAGTACAATTAATCTTGAAGGTACTTTTTATCGTAATGGAAATGCTAATAATATTGTGAAGATTGCAGATAGAGTATATACCTCTGACAATGCAGGGGGATTAGGCATTGCCGATGCAAAGAATTTCATAAAATTTACATTCTATAACATCGATGATGAACGTATTTATGCACCTTATCAGACAAACACATCTGAATCAGGAATAAGTGTGGAAACAAACATTGGCACTATTGTTAGTGAAAACAACTTCACATGGGTGTTATACGCTTCTGCAACTTATGGTACAGCGGTAAGGAACTTTACAAGGTAA
- a CDS encoding lipid-binding protein, translated as MKKFKYILLPVVAILFVISCDEDGYADYDADGKPSLTMNGEWFINISDETGTVQVANALHRTYDDNNGGLWISDRFDATQFYGWYLESVVQYDLQNLTFSGSNLTNFADDSKVTITEGKIIKNGAHTESGVVVDSIYFKGVFDYDPETVLIFSGRKRTGFEEDEH; from the coding sequence ATGAAAAAATTTAAATATATACTTCTGCCGGTTGTTGCAATCTTATTTGTAATTTCATGTGATGAAGATGGGTATGCTGACTATGATGCTGACGGCAAACCTTCATTAACTATGAATGGTGAATGGTTTATAAATATTAGTGATGAAACCGGCACTGTACAGGTGGCAAATGCGCTACATCGCACTTATGATGATAATAATGGTGGCCTTTGGATAAGTGACCGTTTTGACGCTACCCAGTTTTATGGATGGTACCTGGAATCTGTAGTACAGTATGATCTGCAAAATCTAACCTTTAGTGGCAGTAACCTTACCAATTTTGCAGATGATTCTAAAGTTACCATTACGGAAGGTAAGATTATTAAAAATGGGGCACATACAGAATCAGGTGTTGTAGTAGACAGTATTTACTTTAAAGGTGTATTTGATTATGACCCGGAAACAGTACTTATCTTTTCCGGACGTAAGCGTACAGGATTTGAAGAAGACGAACATTAA
- a CDS encoding SusD/RagB family nutrient-binding outer membrane lipoprotein, whose protein sequence is MKNIHKLVIVMLVGLFVSCDKDLDINTDPNYPGEINAGLALTSAQANIATVVGGELTSLGGFLAQYHTQAPSASQFENIDSYNLNTGYANTPWTQLYAGALTDLQYVSAESEEAGDTATLLIAEALRAYTYQLLVDLFNDVPYSEALQGTSGNITPKVDTGAEIYTDLIVKLNAAVAAYDANPTTAAFPSQDVIYGGDINLWKQFINTLKLKIYLRMAYTPQANPAAVNALMAEDNFLTQEAAFATFVNVVNKTNPFYGTFLSTGGSGLGDGNHIASNALHDFYDANDDPRLKVVYRRSPLNGEYTSIAQGSGNTFNNTAQAYARPNIRPKTPVFLMSTVESNFMQAEALIRYAGGAGAKEKYDAGVLSSLTIYQSRFFININTDFTKDDPTRESDSPWTVAQTGVLANDLTGTGGVYEYVPNGNVETALRQVIVQKWASLPYINNIEAWIESTRTKFPEVVSTGTQDYSIGNRIPSLISVLSGTNQPSILFYPDDEANRNPNITQHANLLENVWWDQKPE, encoded by the coding sequence ATGAAAAATATACATAAATTAGTAATTGTAATGCTTGTAGGGCTGTTTGTATCGTGTGATAAGGATCTTGATATAAATACAGACCCTAACTATCCCGGCGAAATTAATGCGGGGTTGGCATTAACATCTGCACAAGCCAATATCGCCACAGTTGTAGGCGGTGAGCTAACAAGCCTGGGAGGCTTCCTTGCACAATATCATACACAGGCTCCATCTGCCAGCCAGTTTGAAAATATTGACTCTTATAACTTAAACACAGGTTATGCTAATACTCCATGGACACAATTATATGCAGGAGCATTAACAGACCTACAGTATGTATCTGCAGAATCTGAAGAAGCCGGTGATACCGCCACACTTCTTATAGCAGAGGCATTAAGAGCCTATACATATCAGTTATTAGTAGACCTTTTTAATGACGTACCATATTCAGAAGCACTTCAGGGAACAAGTGGAAATATAACTCCAAAAGTAGACACAGGTGCAGAAATTTATACCGACCTGATTGTTAAGCTTAATGCTGCAGTAGCTGCTTATGATGCCAATCCAACAACTGCGGCTTTCCCTAGCCAGGATGTAATTTATGGCGGTGATATAAATTTATGGAAACAGTTTATAAACACGCTGAAATTAAAAATATACCTGCGCATGGCATATACGCCACAAGCCAATCCTGCAGCGGTAAATGCCCTGATGGCAGAGGACAATTTCCTTACACAAGAAGCCGCATTTGCAACTTTTGTAAATGTTGTGAATAAAACCAACCCTTTTTACGGTACCTTTCTCTCAACAGGTGGTAGTGGGCTTGGCGATGGTAACCACATCGCCAGTAATGCGCTTCATGATTTCTATGATGCTAATGATGACCCAAGGCTTAAGGTTGTATATAGGCGTAGCCCCCTTAATGGAGAATATACTTCCATAGCGCAAGGAAGCGGCAATACATTTAACAACACAGCACAGGCTTATGCAAGGCCAAACATAAGGCCTAAAACCCCTGTATTCCTAATGAGTACAGTAGAAAGTAATTTTATGCAGGCCGAAGCACTTATTCGTTATGCAGGCGGTGCAGGAGCTAAAGAAAAATATGATGCTGGGGTGCTTTCTTCTTTGACTATTTATCAAAGTCGTTTCTTTATTAATATCAATACCGATTTTACAAAAGATGATCCAACTCGAGAATCTGACTCTCCTTGGACAGTAGCCCAAACAGGTGTTTTAGCAAATGACCTTACAGGTACGGGTGGTGTTTACGAATATGTACCTAATGGTAATGTTGAAACAGCTCTTAGACAGGTAATCGTACAGAAATGGGCATCATTACCATATATCAATAATATCGAAGCATGGATAGAGTCTACAAGAACTAAATTTCCTGAAGTGGTATCTACGGGCACACAAGATTATAGCATTGGTAATCGTATTCCATCACTAATTTCTGTACTTTCGGGTACAAACCAGCCCAGTATATTATTCTATCCGGATGATGAGGCTAATAGAAACCCTAATATAACCCAGCATGCTAACTTACTTGAAAACGTTTGGTGGGATCAAAAACCTGAATAA
- a CDS encoding SusC/RagA family TonB-linked outer membrane protein, with translation MKTKLHVLLTLLSVLMMQISFAQERTVSGTVTDETGFPIPGVTILVKGTTTSTQTDFDGKFSISATPQQTLVFSYIGMGTKEVSASQQTLNVGLTSEAKELEGVVVTAVGIKREKSSIGAATTTLKSEEIVRGEQANISDALKGKVAGVVISNSSTDPGASSGVMIRGIKSLSGSNQPLYIVDGIPISNVTNSSSSLNGGYDFGNGVNDVNPQDIESMTVLKGASATVLYGSRAANGVILITTKKGKQGKLSVDFTTTMTFTQINRTPKYQSTFGQGWDGVHYLGENGSWGPKFDGQDRIWGNVVNNSQLIKPYSAQKDQLENFFTTGTSRINSVAISGGHGDSTVRLSFSNTAQDGIYPTDADSFERNNLSLSGATKIKNFSMSGSLNYVNTSGSSVATGQGTTVYNNLMQIPVDIPITEFKDYNNPFHNVDNYYTPYGVTNPYFSLNENGSKNGKERFYGSTEFTYEAANWLSFTYRLGLDSYNDRTRIWFAKVDAAPGSPNNNTQTEGPGSYSESFYNYKQVNHDLLANFNFDISEKIKLSTSVGFNINDIKTGSLTASVASQDIPGYYNLANSAEIPVVGTVNTNRKIYGLYDTATLSFNEELFLTGNIRNDWYSTLPAANRSQLYAGGNASWVFSRTFANIEKVINYGKLRVGYGKAGGDTDPYQVLSVNVPTNINPGFGGVNFPIDGVSAYSIGNRMPNPNLKPQIRSEFEVGTELSFFKNFITIDATYFNAKVDNQILALPLAPSSGYTSQVANVGTLRTKGFEGLVTFNWAKNPDGFGWSTSVNYTKAESVLEELDPRLSQVELGGLSTYEYLAVKGQNVGLINGYVPEYAPDGSIVVDNNGVPVAASTKQIYGDSQYDYTMGISNNISWKGLSLDFTFDIRQGGLMYSRTADITRFTGNSITTTYNDRQPFIVPNSVTRSVDGSGNTVYTPNDKPISGEYMDDYYRADANARANVIDKSFIKLREVVLSYKLPSKVLEGTFINALSMSIIGRNLFIWTPRSNQYIDPEVSTFGNDLSSQFGEFSANPSTRSIGFSLKANF, from the coding sequence ATGAAAACTAAGCTACATGTTTTATTAACACTGCTCAGCGTGTTAATGATGCAAATCTCATTTGCACAGGAGAGAACAGTTTCAGGAACTGTTACGGACGAAACGGGGTTCCCCATACCAGGGGTAACTATTTTAGTAAAAGGTACAACCACCAGTACACAAACCGATTTCGATGGAAAATTTTCAATCAGCGCCACACCACAACAAACCCTTGTATTTAGCTACATAGGTATGGGTACTAAAGAGGTTTCTGCTTCGCAGCAAACCTTAAACGTAGGCCTTACCAGCGAAGCTAAAGAACTGGAAGGCGTGGTTGTAACGGCTGTAGGTATTAAACGAGAGAAATCATCTATCGGTGCTGCCACTACTACACTAAAATCTGAAGAGATTGTAAGGGGTGAGCAGGCAAACATTTCGGATGCCCTTAAGGGTAAAGTGGCCGGGGTTGTAATTTCTAACTCTTCTACAGACCCGGGTGCATCATCTGGTGTAATGATCAGGGGCATTAAATCTTTATCGGGCTCTAACCAGCCACTTTACATTGTTGACGGTATCCCGATAAGCAACGTAACCAACTCTTCATCAAGCCTTAATGGCGGTTATGACTTTGGTAACGGTGTTAACGACGTTAACCCGCAGGATATTGAAAGCATGACAGTGCTTAAAGGTGCATCTGCTACTGTACTTTACGGCTCAAGAGCTGCTAACGGTGTTATTCTTATTACCACCAAAAAAGGTAAGCAAGGCAAACTATCAGTAGATTTTACTACTACAATGACCTTTACACAAATTAACCGTACTCCTAAATACCAATCTACCTTTGGACAGGGATGGGATGGTGTTCACTACCTTGGCGAAAACGGTTCGTGGGGGCCAAAATTTGATGGTCAAGACAGAATTTGGGGTAACGTTGTTAACAACAGCCAGCTTATAAAACCATATTCTGCACAAAAAGACCAACTTGAAAACTTTTTTACAACAGGTACATCAAGGATAAACTCGGTAGCAATATCGGGCGGCCATGGCGACAGTACCGTAAGGCTTTCGTTTTCTAACACAGCACAAGACGGTATTTACCCTACTGATGCCGACTCATTTGAAAGAAATAACCTTTCATTATCCGGCGCTACAAAAATTAAGAACTTTAGCATGAGCGGCAGCCTTAATTATGTTAACACAAGTGGTAGCTCTGTAGCAACAGGTCAGGGTACAACAGTGTATAACAACCTTATGCAAATTCCTGTGGATATTCCTATAACAGAATTTAAGGACTACAATAACCCATTTCATAATGTAGACAATTACTACACGCCTTATGGTGTAACTAACCCGTACTTTTCACTTAATGAAAACGGTAGTAAAAATGGCAAAGAAAGATTTTATGGTAGTACAGAATTTACTTATGAGGCCGCAAACTGGCTATCGTTTACTTACCGTTTAGGTTTAGACAGCTATAATGACCGCACACGCATATGGTTTGCAAAAGTAGACGCAGCACCGGGTAGCCCAAACAACAATACCCAAACCGAAGGCCCTGGTAGCTACTCTGAAAGTTTTTATAACTACAAGCAGGTAAACCATGATTTACTTGCAAATTTCAACTTTGATATTTCAGAAAAGATAAAACTATCAACATCAGTAGGTTTTAACATTAATGATATAAAAACAGGTAGCCTTACTGCTTCAGTTGCATCTCAGGATATCCCGGGATATTACAACCTTGCAAACAGTGCTGAAATACCTGTTGTTGGTACAGTTAATACAAACAGAAAAATATATGGCTTATATGATACCGCAACATTATCATTTAATGAAGAGCTTTTCCTTACCGGTAACATTCGTAATGACTGGTACTCTACCCTGCCGGCCGCAAACAGGTCGCAGCTATATGCAGGTGGTAACGCTAGCTGGGTATTTAGCAGGACGTTTGCCAATATAGAAAAAGTAATTAATTATGGTAAACTACGTGTAGGTTATGGTAAGGCCGGTGGCGATACAGATCCTTACCAGGTTCTTAGTGTTAATGTACCTACCAACATTAACCCTGGGTTTGGCGGTGTTAACTTTCCTATTGACGGTGTAAGCGCTTACAGTATTGGCAACAGAATGCCAAACCCGAATCTTAAACCGCAAATCAGATCAGAATTTGAAGTTGGTACAGAGCTATCTTTCTTTAAAAACTTTATTACCATTGATGCTACTTATTTTAATGCAAAAGTAGATAACCAGATTCTTGCGCTGCCACTTGCTCCGTCAAGCGGCTATACATCGCAGGTTGCTAACGTGGGTACGCTTCGCACTAAAGGTTTTGAAGGTTTAGTTACTTTTAACTGGGCTAAAAACCCGGATGGCTTTGGCTGGAGCACCAGTGTAAACTATACAAAAGCAGAATCAGTACTGGAAGAACTGGACCCAAGGCTAAGCCAGGTAGAACTTGGAGGCCTTAGCACTTATGAATATCTTGCCGTAAAAGGTCAAAATGTAGGACTAATCAACGGTTACGTACCAGAATATGCACCTGACGGAAGCATTGTTGTAGATAACAATGGTGTACCGGTAGCTGCCTCAACCAAGCAGATTTATGGCGACAGCCAATATGACTATACAATGGGTATTAGTAATAACATTAGTTGGAAAGGCCTTTCATTAGACTTTACCTTCGATATCCGTCAGGGAGGTTTGATGTACTCACGTACTGCAGACATTACCCGTTTTACCGGTAACTCTATTACAACCACATACAATGACCGCCAACCGTTTATTGTGCCAAATTCTGTAACACGTAGTGTAGACGGCAGTGGCAATACAGTTTACACGCCTAATGATAAGCCTATCAGCGGCGAATACATGGATGATTATTACCGGGCAGATGCAAATGCCCGCGCTAATGTAATAGATAAATCATTTATAAAACTTCGTGAGGTTGTACTAAGCTATAAGCTGCCATCAAAAGTACTGGAAGGCACTTTTATCAACGCACTCTCAATGTCAATAATTGGCCGTAACCTGTTTATATGGACACCAAGGAGCAACCAGTATATTGACCCGGAAGTTTCTACTTTTGGTAACGACCTTTCAAGCCAGTTCGGCGAATTCAGCGCTAACCCTTCTACCCGTAGCATTGGTTTTAGCTTAAAAGCAAACTTTTAA
- the rpsL gene encoding 30S ribosomal protein S12, translated as MPTIQQLVRTGRAQITKKSKSAALDSCPQRRGVCTRVYTTTPKKPNSAMRKVARVRLTNGNEVNAYIPGEGHNLQEHSIVLVRGGRVKDLPGVRYHIVRGALDTAGVAGRTQRRSKYGAKRPKPGQAPAAPTKGKKK; from the coding sequence ATGCCAACAATTCAACAATTAGTAAGAACAGGGAGAGCCCAGATAACTAAGAAGAGTAAATCGGCTGCTTTGGATTCTTGTCCTCAAAGAAGGGGCGTTTGTACACGTGTGTACACCACTACACCTAAAAAACCAAACTCTGCAATGCGTAAAGTTGCAAGGGTGCGTTTAACAAATGGTAATGAGGTGAATGCGTACATTCCTGGAGAAGGACACAATCTACAAGAGCACTCGATAGTATTAGTTAGAGGTGGAAGGGTAAAAGACTTACCGGGTGTAAGGTATCACATTGTTCGTGGTGCTTTAGATACGGCAGGTGTTGCAGGTAGAACTCAGCGCAGGTCTAAGTACGGCGCTAAGCGTCCTAAACCAGGACAAGCTCCGGCAGCTCCTACAAAAGGTAAGAAAAAGTAA